In Montipora foliosa isolate CH-2021 unplaced genomic scaffold, ASM3666993v2 scaffold_460, whole genome shotgun sequence, a genomic segment contains:
- the LOC137989491 gene encoding uncharacterized protein, producing MALEQHRFPKSLKFRPPGNQLIFRRIMERASRHCMKARISICHDQIKEKRRILHETMNDLTPLISENTLMVFQNFLKMRAESVRSSIQLRHDKKLYNLRNEDNCSTHFIDRKNWVVNLSIKPLSSAERSLLEKGPKFAPTPNQIPYKNIVSEIEAAITHLPDEQKDSIRTSTAAILHRARLPLHKNITKEERKALKDLKKDDTRILMKADKGNCFVVLDTIDYNNKMNALLNDHNTYELVSKPPFRRIERELNNRLLTLKNQLKICDSTYRKLRSTDTIPPAIRGSIKHHKEGNPLRPIVSSIGSALYNTSKFLINQHLDTSPKWQWFLSP from the coding sequence ATGGCACTTGAACAACACAGGTTCCCGAAGTCTCTGAAATTTAGACCACCTGGCAATCAACTTATCTTCAGACGCATTATGGAACGAGCGAGCAGGCACTGCATGAAAGCTAGAATTTCCATCTGCCATGACCAGATTAAAGAAAAACGAAGGATCTTACATGAGACCATGAATGACTTGACACCTCTGATTTCTGAGAACACCTTAATGGTGTTTCAGAATTTTCTGAAGATGAGAGCAGAATCCGTCCGCAGTAGTATCCAGTTGCGACATGACAAAAAGCTCTATAACTTGAGGAATGAAGATAACTGCTCAACTCATTTTATCGACAGGAAGAATTGGGTAGTCAATCTATCGATAAAACCGCTTTCTTCTGCAGAACGTTCTCTTCTAGAAAAGGGTCCTAAATTTGCCCCAACTCCCAACCAAATCCCATACAAGAACATTGTCTCTGAAATAGAAGCCGCCATTACCCATCTACCTGATGAACAGAAGGACTCTATACGAACCTCCACTGCCGCGATCTTACATCGAGCCCGATTACCTCTCCACAAGAACATCACAAAAGAGGAAAGGAAAGCTCTGAAGGATCTAAAAAAAGATGACACCAGGATTTTGATGAAAGCAGACAAAggaaattgttttgttgttttagatACCATTgattacaacaacaaaatgaatgcTTTATTGAATGACCACAACACCTATGAACTGGTCTCCAAACCTCCTTTCCGAAGAATTGAACGAGAACTGAACAATAGGCTTTTAACACTCAAGAATCAACTAAAAATCTGCGATTCTACGTATCGAAAACTTCGCTCCACTGATACTATACCACCCGCCATCCGTGGATCAATTAAGCACCACAAAGAAGGCAACCCACTCAGACCCATTGTTTCATCTATTGGTTCAGCGCTCTATAACACTTCAAAGTTTCTAATTAACCAACATCTTGACACCTCTCCAAAATGGCAATGGTTTCTCAGTCCCTAA